TAATGGAAAGAAGCTCCAAGTTTGTGGATTGGGATTCTCAATAGATGTCATCTTCCCTGAACTAATTTATGGAATTCTAATCAAATGCCTCCCCGTATTTTGGGTGAAATTTCACAAATGGAGTATAATATTAACATAGAAATAGAGCCAAGAGAAGACATTGGTTTGGATAAGAACAGAGTTTTCTACAAGATATTAAGAATTAACACCAGGCTAGAGTAATTAGTCAAGGTAGTATCAACTCAAGGATGCCAAAGTTGACCAATGGAActacacagactcacacacagaCGGGCTCTGGACATATGTTAGAGGTGGCTTTTACAGAACGGTGGGGAAAGGATGGTCCCTtcaacaaatgctgctggaaTGTTTGGTGACTTGAGCAAGTGCCCAAATCTCAGTGTATTATTATGACAACAAGAATAAGAACCATCTCACAGGGATGCTGGAGGACTCAAAGGAGGAACAGTAATATGGAGAAGCCAAAGACTGTTTCGCAGCCACACATGTGACCAGTGACTCAGGTGGTAAGAACATGCGTGATCTTTTGTGCATCCTTAAGGGAGTTTTTATTGAATGGACTTCTGTAAATGCAATGTTGTTTTTGGTACCGAGATGGGGTGACAATGTGAGTTGGTAAGCCTATTGTCTAATCCAGTGATTCATTCTGGGGCAGAACATAtgtgtaattttacattttctagtaacCACAGTAAAAGAGTACAAAGACAGAGATGAAATTCAATTTGATTTAATGCAGTATTTCTAGAAGTTGTTCTTTCAACGTGCCATTAATATCAGGTCACATGAGGGAATCAGGAGGTCACACCGGCACCTTCCAGGTGCTGACTGGAGACCCACCCCAATTCTTACAGCATGAGTACCCCAGCCAGACCCTAACCTCTTGTGCCAGTAGCTGCCAGCTATATGGGTCTTTACCAGCCACATTTCCAGTAGGGTCAGCTGGGTCCAGAATCACAGGTCTGAAAAGCAACAGTTAGAGAGGGGCAGGTGAGTATGTGGGCTGTGTTGAGGGGGCCTAGAGCTCCTGGCAGAGCAAAATACCAACTTGGGCAGACTGGGActcagggcagcaggaggggcccaggagggCACTGCTCCCTGGGGTGTGACCTGAGTGCCCTCCCCTACGGTGGGCATTGAACACAAGGAGAAGGAGGCTTGCATTTGGGCCTTgatagacctgggtttgaatcttaccTCTGCTCTTTATTAGTggtgtgtccttgggcaggtcACCTGAATCTCTAATCCTCAGTAtcctcatcagtgaaatggggaGATTTGAATAACCCTACCTCAAAGGATGTTGTATGAGGATCTAGACAAGCATGTGAAGTGCTCAGAACAGTAACTGGAACATAATAAGGGGTCCATACATGTCAGTTTTAATAACCAAAATTTTACTATTCTGTTCAAGTGTGTTAGTCTTACAGCAAGCTCTTACTTCCTGGGAGCAGTCATTATTGTTGCTGTAGCTATTGTTATTTGAGTCAAATTTCAGCTATTTCACTCATTTTCTGTTAAGGTTTGGACAAGCTCTTATTTCTCCAAACCTCAGTCATCTGTAGAATGGTTAGCATAGTGCCTGCCTCACTGGATTGGaggttattatttaaatttattatctaaATCAGATGGTAGGAGTAAAGTGCCCAGCAAAATGATTGACAATAGATGATGATCAATAAATATGGATCCCTCCCACTTCCTACATTTCCAAGGTGCCACAGCTGTAATCATGGGTTCATTTATGTGGGGAGCTAAGCCATGTGGGGATAGAGTACCTGGGTTTTGCAAGTTGCCTTCTCAGGTATTGTCCAATAATAGGGTTTTTAAAGTCATAATACTTTTCCCAGTAGATGCAGAGATGCTGGTGCTTCAGGACTAATTCCAAAACAGTCCGAAATCCCTGAGCTGTGCTGAATTCTGTTTCCATGCTTCCTTGCTCCCAAGCATAGACTGTCAGGAGCTCCAGGGCATATTGTGGGGGCAGTTTTTTCCCACGTCTCATCCTACactgagaagaggaaaaaaaattaggaaaatgagtTTGTTCAGCTTTTATGTGAAGAAGAGTTAAtgcctattcttctcaaactattccagaaaattGTGGATTAAGAGATggttccaaactcattctacaccaaaaccagacaaagatattacaaaaaaagaaaattataggcctgatgatcatagatgcaaaaatcctccacaaaatattagcaaagcaaattcaacaatatattaaaagatcatacaccatgatcaagttggatatATTCCACCGATTCAAGGATGCTTctgtatccacaaatcaatcaacgtgatacatttGCATTAACAAAACgaaggataaaaagcatatgaccatttccacagatacagaaaaaacatttgagaaaattcaacagcCACCTGTGATACAAACTCTTAACAAGGTGGGTATGGAGAGAACATAACTCAATATAGGCCCTATACGACCAACCCACAGCTAaaccatactcaatggtgaaggctgaaagcttttcctttaagatcaggaacaagacatatatgcccactctccccacatatattcaacatagtattggaagtccgtCCATGGCAATCaggcatgaaaaagaaacaaaatgcagggacttccctggtggcgcagtggttaagaatccgcctgccaatgcaggtgacacgggttcgagccctgctctgggaagatcccacatgccgtggagcgactaagcccgccccatgcaccacaactactgagcctgcgtgctgcaactactgaagcccaagggccgacagcccgtgctctgcaacaagagaagctaccgcaataagaagcccgtgaactgtaaggaagagtagcccccgctcgctgcaactagggaaagcccacgcgcagcaacaaagacccaacagatccaaaaataaataaactttaaaaaaacattaaaaaaggaaacaaaatgcatCCAAATTAAAACAGAAGTTACACTATtgctatttgcaggtgacatgatactatacatagaaaaccctaaagacgccaccaaaaaacttttagaactaaAAACTGAATACAGGAATATTGCAGGACacaaaaataatatacagaaatctgttgcatttctatacatgaataacaaactatcagaaagagaaattttaaaacaatctcatttacaattgcatcaaaaagaagaaaaaaactaggAATAACTTTAACCATAAATGTGAAAGACCTGTACCCTGAAGTATATAAGACTTTGAtgagagaaactgaagatgacaaaaataaaaggaaagatataccatgctcatggattcaaggaattaatattgttacaatgtgcatactacccaaagcaatctacatgcGCATCACTGTGGTATGTGATTTACTACTGCTGTGCCATGTTACTATTTGCAAGTGAGAAAACGGGAGGGACAAGATGTTAATTCATTTGCCCAAATTCAGACAGCTAGGAAGTGAACAGAAgagtgtgttggggggtgggggtgttaGCACTCATTAATTTATTGAGTAATTACTTACTGagaacctattatgtgccagggcactattctaggttctggggatacagcagtgaagaaaatatacaaatcccttcttttatgtacatttttagtggggagacaggcaataaacaaataagctcatgcaaaggccctgaggctggagtaGAGTTTCCCTCTTGGAGGACTAATGAAGAGGAGAGCATGGCCTGGGGGAGTGGTGagggggcagagatgggggtTCAGGGAGGTCGAGGGCAGATCCTGTGAGCCTCCCAAGTGACTTGGACCAGGGTGGGAGTGACTGAGGTGGTGATGGCTGATGATAATGGGTATATTTTAGATACAGGACCAAGCCATTTACAGACTGGTTggatatgtatttgtgtgtgtgtgtgtgtgtgtgtgtgtgcaaaagaTAAGAAAGAGCCACGGTTTTGTCCAGAGTAACTGGAAGGGTGGAGTTGTTATTTCCTGATAAGGGAAGACCAGGAAGAATGAGATACCTGAGTCCACTGGCACCTGTCCCGGGCCCTACccttcttctccctttcctttcccccctccccacaaccTCTACTCTTCCACCTTCTTCCTCTCATCCTCTCCCTCCTTGttccctgccttctcccctccttcatgctctttccctcctctccattCATCTCTgtccatctccctccttcctcccccatcctttctgattcctctcctcctcctcctcccgctcctctttcttctcttccccactcctctcccctcccctccctttccttcttccccctcccGCTGCCTCATCCTTGCTTCCTCCCcacacctctccctcctccttccctccctctattccacccctccctccacctcttgttctcactctcttccttctctccctcctcctcctcctcctctgctctctgTCTAGATGGGACATGCCATACCATTTGGTACCAGTGCTTCACAAGGCGGATGAGGCTCTTCAGCTTGGTTGGACGCTCCTTCAGGAAGGCTCGCTGCAGCTCTGTGAAGCAGGGGGAGAACTCGCCCTCTCTCCCCAGGGACTCACACTCTTGGATAAGCTGGACGTAGACTTTAGGGTCAGGTCTGTAGCCTTTGGTCAACTGACCTGTTGGGAATTAATCCACAATGTGAAGATGTCAGCTCTTCTCTGAGTTTCTTTCAGTCCCTCTGAGGAGACAAGCTCACTGACCATGGGGGGCCGTGGAAAGGTCAGCAGGCCCAGAGCCAGGAGGCCTGAGGGCCATCCCCAGTCCTCGCTGCTCCCATCTCCACTGCCGCCACCCCGTCCAAGCCagcatcatctctcacctggacacaGCAGAGATGGCAGCAGCCTCCTTCCTGGATCCTCCACAGCCCATTCTCTACCCAGCGCCCACAGAGGCCTTTTAAAACCTGATCCTTCCACTTCTTGCTTCCCAGGACAtctgaataaaatccaaagtcctcgCAGTGGCCCAGGAGGTTCGGTGTGACCTGTCTCCTGCCACCTCTGCCATCTCACCCCTTGCCTTGATCCCTTTGCTACTTACTCCCCTGGTTATTTCACTTCTTCAAATATGCCAAGCTCAttcctgtctcagggcctttgcacttgctgtttcctcttcctggaggCCCCAGATCTTCCCAGGTTTGGCTTCCTCTCATCCCTCGGGCCTCGGGTCAGAGGTCACCTTCCTTGTTGCCCTGTCTAAAAACGCCCTCTAAGCCCCATCATTCTCTTTTGAATCACCATATTTAGTTTTTGTCACAACAAGTTATCCTTTCATTTAtggtatttaaattattattgtcaGGCTCGGAGAGAGGTTCCCTGTCTGTCTCATTTATGGCCAtagaacagtgccttgcacatggaAGGTACTCAgtggaaactgagccacagagatgTACTGCTTCCTGTCCCAGTGTTCCTGCACATTGTCTACCAATTCCAACCCTCAGATAAATTTGATGATATTTCCTTATGCTTTGGataaaagatgaaattaacatACTGTGTTTACACCAGATACATGCTGCTTCATTTTTTTGGgatttatctatttgtttttaattgaagtatagttgatttacaatattgtgttattttcaggtgtccagcaaagtgattcagttacaaatttataagatattgaatatagttccctatgctattcAGTAAAACCTTGTTGGTGATCtactttatatgtagtagtgtgcaTCTTTTGCTGCCTCATTTATAGAAAGGTAAGATTCACACAATTTGCCATAAGTAGAACTAGTAAGCCTAGCAGGTGTTGTATAAGAAATGTCTTACCCCCAAATTGTACCAATTTGTTGTGTAATGTCACTGTGGTGGCTGAATATGACCCTAGTTATCTTGCTCCGAGAGAGATACTAAGATCTTCTCCCCATGTTGAAGGGATGTTTATGTTTTAATAGACTCTTGAACTGAGGAAGATTTCTGctcagaaacatgaaaaaaaaaaaaaaaaaaaaaagaggaagaagcccTGACATAGGACAAAGGCTGAAACACCTTGTGACTGGGAGTGCTCACCCAGGGCATCAAAGGCAGGCAGGACATCAAACTTTACCCCCTGGAGGAGCTGAGGGGACCTGAGCACGAAGCTGAGAGCACGGGGCTTCTTCCTTCGGCGTTTCTGGACCTCAAACAccacttcaaatatttcctctctttGACAAGCTTCCAGCTGTTTCCTAATTTCCTCGATGAATCGTCTTCGGTGCTGAAGCTGTTCCTGAAAACTTGTGAGACTGGTGACGAAGATTACAAGGTCAGCATCTGATAGGCCCTTGAGGGTTGTGCCTTTGCCTGAGGAGCCACCCTAAAAAAGGTGATGAGGATGAGAACTGACATTTATCACTGAGAAGAGCCTTCCTAAATAAAATGCTGAGAACAATCACTAACATTCTGAGTGCTAGCCACTCAGTGTTCTGAAGGCATTACCAGTCAACTCCTAGAATGCTCACAAAAACTCTATGATTTAGCTACTATTATCATCtgttctcattttccagatggagaaacagatgCTGAGAGAGATTATGTATCAGCCCGATCATGCAGCTAGTAGGTGGCAGAGATGCAATTCACACCCTGGTTGCCTTTTTACAGGGTCTGTGTTCTTTATTCCCTGTTCTTTTTGACCTTATATAATTAATACTGTAAACTGGTCCATGGCTTATTTTACTTGACCTGCAAGCCCTGCAAAGTACTGGGAATTATGgatgaaattgaggcacagagaggttaagtgacttgcccaagatttcACAGCAGCAGGTGCTATCTGCTTTCAAAACTTATACTCTTAACCAGCTCATGAGTCTGCAGGAATGGTGAGTCCCCAGCCTGGTTGATGATTAGCAGATTGTTGATACAGCTGGGCTTCAGTTTGTCTATCTCTGTAGTGGACGTGACATAGGTGGTTTATAAACTTCACCTGGGCATTTGTTAAAAACTTACAGGTGAGTCAGTCACCTTGAGCCGGGCGAGCGCTGTGTTCTGAGCAGGGGCAGCAGGACAGTGGGAGTGCAGACCGAAAAAATGCAGACTACCAGGGCACTACTCATTCCTCCTGCTCTGATCTGCTCTTGTACCAGGGGTCTGAGTAGGCCTGTGTCTGCCTCCTTCCTGAGTAGGCCAGAGATCCCATCTGAACAGCCTTCTTACAGCAGTGTCCCACTCCAGGTGGCCAGGCGGGAGTTCCAGACCAGTGTTGTCTCCCGGGACATTGACACAGCGGCCAAGTTTATTGGTGCTGGGGCTGCCACAGTTGGTGTGGCTGGTTCAGGGGCCGGCATTGGAACAGTGTTCGGCAGTTTGATCACTGGCTATGCCAGGAACCTGTCTCTGAAGCAGCAGCTCTTCTCCTATGCCATTCTGGGCTTTGCCCTGTCTGAGGCTATGGGACTCTTCTGTTTGATGGTCGCCTTCCTCATCCTCTTTGCCATGTGAGACTCCATGGAGGGCACCTATCCACCCCTGCTGCTTCGACTCCAGGCCATGCCCGGTGCTAGAGTGTGCTAAGCTTTACCATTAAACACAATGtttctctaaaaacaaaacaaaacaaaacaaaaaacttacagGTGGAGGCCGTCACCCCAGAAGCTACTTTCACAAGCTGTGGTTATAGTTTTGGCATGGATAAATCAGAAACCACCAGCCCCAGAGACCTCAACCTTTTGCTCTGTCTCCGTGGAAACACTTGCTCATTCagcccccttctccccagccagGCAGTTCTGGACTCACCTTCACAACTTTGGACACCCGAACAGGGTAGGGGGCCGATTGGAAACACCTCTCCTTCAGGAAACTGCAGATGATGTGGATGGCTTCATTGACCTGCGTGCGGAAATCCTCGTCTGGCAGGAGGCGGTCTTCGATGAACTTGTCCAGTTGGTTGGCTCGGGTCTTTCTGAGCTTCTTCATGATGCTCAGGCAGGGACAGGAGAGCCAGAGGCGGCAGAGTTGGCTGCCAGACCCTGTTAGCTTCTACCTCTTCTGCTGCCTGGGTCTAGGAGGCTGTTAGTTTCATTTTCTCGAAAGGGTGGAGCTGTGACCTGAGTCTGGAGTGTCACTGGTTTCCTTTCTTTGAAAGGGAGGAGCCATACCCTTGTTCTTTGCCTTTAAGAAATCAAAAACCCCTTTGACCCTGTGTCTCCCAGCTCTTTCCCCTGCTCTCTGAGACTTGCTCTGCCTTTATCCAGCCCCCTAGAACATCAGGCCTTTCTTCAGACTGttctgaaaatgttgctttttaacCCAGGTTAGTACCTCACCCAAGAGAAATCATAAGTAAAAACTTTTGGGGGggtttcctttgtctttttttgttacCTACAAAATTGGTTTATGGTCTCCTACGATCTTCACAGCAGTACCTgcatattataaaaagaaaaatgtcagaaaaatcaGGGAGCATAAAGACCATCCAGGATCCTAAACTTCGAAGACTACATCTATAAACATTTTGGTGGAGATCtttccagatatttttttctaggttaacgcacacacacgtacacacaaacTCTAACCGTGTATCTCTTTTTTCTAAATGACATTGTCCTATACTTTTCCCCCTTTtgattaatagactttatttcctAAAGAAGTTTtgggtttaaagaaaaattgaagtaCAGAGTTCACTTATGTCCCCTCTCCTTCCACCCATAGTTTCCCCTATTATCAAATttggtgtggtacatttgttgcaaGATGAATTGATATTGATATGTTATCATTAAATAAAGTTCaaagtttacattagggttcacgctacgttgtacattttatgggtttgcCAAATCATAATGTGTTGTCTCCACCAATTATGAAATCATTGCAGAATAGTCTCACCTGTTGCTCCACGATCTCTGAGTTTAGatgtttcttctcttctaatatatgcattcagtgctaaaaattctcctctaagcactgctttcactgtgtctctaaattttattttttcttttccttgagtgtaaaatattttttcaatgtcTCTTGAGACTTTTAGACCCATGTGTGtgttagaagtgtgttatttaatctCCAAAGATGTTGGAATTTTCCagatctttcttttcttggtttcttgtttaattccattgtggtaaAGAGCATACCTTGTATGCTATCTATGCTTTTGAATCTGTTAAGGTGCGTTCTATGGCCCAGACAGTAGTCTATCTCGGTGAATAtcccatgtgagcttgagaagaatgtgtattttgctgttgttgggtgaagCAGTCCGTCAGTGACAATTAGCTATCTTTCTGAATCACCCTTCTCTTAACCAGCTCATCAATTAATTGACACTCCCCACTCCTTCTGTATAACATATTGACTTATGCCTAAGGCATGTGGGACCATGAAGGGGATGGGCATTCGTCTATGTGACACTCTATACATACAGTTGGAACGTATGTTTATCAAAGATTCTGTTTGCTCCCAAATGCTTTTTGGGCAATCGTACTTGTTAATGAAATATATACTTTTGACAAAATATACGTAAACAAATCCAGCATGAGTGCGAAAGCTATCTGTCCTTAGAAAACCAGCACTgaattctttggaaagatgtaaTAAAGCCTAGTGCCGTAAAACAGTGCAGAGAATTAGGTATGAGTGAGACAACTCTAAAAGAACTGAGGGCATAATTGGAAAAATCCAGAATTAGGCCCTCATGTCTTTGCAGGTGACTTTAcgttcttgttttctttaaagaaacagaacaggAAATTATAGATGGCTCATTCTTGTGTGTTTTATGCAAAACAGATAATGCAGGACTGCAGTCAGGGGATCTGCCCTCAACGAGGTTTAGGTCTTCTTTGAATGACTGGGAAATGAAAGCATTATTTGTGGGCCCAGGGGACTACAAATGATGTCCTGCCTATACAGTTGAAGACCCACAGGAGGAAGGGACTTGCTCAAGCTCACATActgtccccattttccagatgaggaaaccgagactcagagaggttaggttccacagctagtaagtgacagtcAGGATCTGAATGTTGCACTGAGTGGATTAAAAAGCTGGTGTGCTTTTCTGGTCAGGTGATTTCTACCACACCACGTTGCCTCTTACGCTATGTTTGGtttcagtggggaaaaaagaaaattcgtCAAGTTAGGTGTACTGATATTTATGAAAACTTTCCTCATGTGTATTCATCTCAGCCTGTTAAGCATATCCCACGCCTAGGGAAGGAGATCAACCATTTCAGAGGTGGAAATTAGGCTTCTTTCAGCTGCCCATGACTGACGGGTGGCGGCTGCCAGGGGTAGACTGCTGTGTTGAGAAGCATGCAGATGCTGCTAGTGGGTTCTGTGGGAAAAATGCCATATTGATTAGTGATCCACCATGAGCACAGGAAAGAGAGTGACAACTAGGGTTTACTGCCATTCTGAGAGGCCTGTGTGGCCCTAACTGGCACCCCTCTCCACTTAGTGGTAGCTGACTGAATCGTAGGCAAAATGatggacttttagggcagtggtTTGCAAAGTCACGATGGAGGTGGGAAGCCCAAACCATCaaccaggaaatattttcaaatatacctCTGGTCCCCAGGGTGTAGCAGAATCTGCAGGGAGGGGCGATGGTGGCAGGGAGAGCATGGgtagtttgaaaaataaatctccccaggtgattctaatatgccaACTTCTGCCCCCAACAGTGAGAGCCACCCTTTTGTGAGTGAGAAAACTTGGCATGGAAGAGAAGTTTCCATTGTATGGAATTGTCAGCTCCTTCTAAGAAGCAACCAATCTTCCTGATAGGTTGCTTAAGCTCTTTTGACTTAAGCTGAAAATCTCACTTGTAGTGAGTTTAAAAATCCTTCTGGAAAGTTAGTTACTTACTAGCTCACTTTCAGTACTGTTGAGAATCTCAAGTGAGGGGTCATTTCTGAAAAGGCTCATCGCAGGATGGAAAGTGCTTCAATATAAAAGAGGTGTTTGGTGATCTGCCTTCTTATAATCGGTACATGAAGAGCATCGCACAGGGGGTCCAACGATCTAGCCCCTTTCCTGGCACTGCAGCCATGAGATGTTGGAAGTGCCAgttcccttctctgggctttgGGTTATTCATCTGTCAGGTAAGTGAGCTGATTGAACTAGGCTCTGGCTCAACTCTGTGGTCTCTTTCAGCCTTGAAATTATCTGATTCCACAACCACTAGGGAGTTTTCCCCAAGGTTGGGTTAGTCGGGAAAAGATGAGGATGCTGCCTTCTTATTGGGTGGACACCAGCAAAAAGCATTCTTCCAGGAGGGTGTGAGGTCAGTCAAGTTGGCTGGAGCCCACCTTTCCAAGATGAAATCCATCAGAAAGCAAACTTCACGGGGGCAGGGACCGCATCTGCCTTGcttactgctgtatccccagtagCTGGAACATAGCAGATGCTCATTAACTACTGACTATCCAGGTAACATCATGTATGTTGGTGGGGAGAAAGAGCTTCCAGAAACCAGAGAGGAAAAACCCAGGCCATCAGTTTTCCTGGCTAttcctactttatttttggctacatcaTCACAAAGAAAGGCGATGGGCGGTTCTGCATGCACCAGAgggcgtgtgtttgtgtgtgtgtgtgtgtgtgtgtgtgtgtgtgtgtgtgtgtatgtgtgttctaGCAGAGGTGTTTACATTAGTCAGGGAGGGGGCGCGCCTGGACCTAGGCACTGTGAGCTAGCCGCATGCTGAGTCCAGCGCCAATGCCAGAGTTAGGCCTGGAAGACACAGCCAGCATGCTTTCTCCTAAGGGCAAACCGTGAACGGGAGGTGGGCTGAGAGTGGGCACCAAGGGGGCCACTGGAGAGAGAGGGTCAGGAGGGAAGATGGCAGCCAGGAAGCTGTTGGCCATCATGGAGAAGGCGAAATACCTGGTGTCTAGAAAACGGTTATTCAAGGCAAGAAATCAATGACTTCCAATGACTTGTCAAGGGAGCTAGGGGTGGAGGGCCCCGAAATGGAAGGTTAAAAGATGTGTGTTTGGAGAAAGTGAGAATTTTAGTGTCCCTCTGGCTACTTCTATAGATAATGTTGGGGTATTGGAGAGAGGGGGGGCAATTTTCATAGGGGAAGACTT
Above is a genomic segment from Balaenoptera musculus isolate JJ_BM4_2016_0621 chromosome 14, mBalMus1.pri.v3, whole genome shotgun sequence containing:
- the LOC118879887 gene encoding 2'-5'-oligoadenylate synthase 1-like, translated to MKKLRKTRANQLDKFIEDRLLPDEDFRTQVNEAIHIICSFLKERCFQSAPYPVRVSKVVKGGSSGKGTTLKGLSDADLVIFVTSLTSFQEQLQHRRRFIEEIRKQLEACQREEIFEVVFEVQKRRRKKPRALSFVLRSPQLLQGVKFDVLPAFDALGQLTKGYRPDPKVYVQLIQECESLGREGEFSPCFTELQRAFLKERPTKLKSLIRLVKHWYQMCRMRRGKKLPPQYALELLTVYAWEQGSMETEFSTAQGFRTVLELVLKHQHLCIYWEKYYDFKNPIIGQYLRRQLAKPRPVILDPADPTGNVAGKDPYSWQLLAQEVRVWLGYSCCKNWGGSPVSTWKVPV
- the LOC118879888 gene encoding ATP synthase F(0) complex subunit C1, mitochondrial-like, with protein sequence MQTTRALLIPPALICSCTRGLSRPVSASFLSRPEIPSEQPSYSSVPLQVARREFQTSVVSRDIDTAAKFIGAGAATVGVAGSGAGIGTVFGSLITGYARNLSLKQQLFSYAILGFALSEAMGLFCLMVAFLILFAM